AATAACCTCATCGTCGGATACCACGGACTGTCTTCCCTATCAAGCATCCACCTCCAATCAGGAACATATGGTAATAATACCCACACAGGCTTACCCAATGCCCCTGCTAAATGCGCTACCGCTGTATCTACTGAAATGACTAAATCTAAATTCTCTATTATTGCTGCTGTGTCTGAAAAATCATTGATTTCTTCTGTATAATCAATTAGCTTCAAGCCAAGAGGAGGCCTTTTTGCCTCTTTGCCTGCTTCACCTTTTTGCAAACTATAGAACGTTACATCTTCGAGAGCAGTTAGCGGTGCATAAGTAATGAGTGGAAATGATCTGCAATAATGTTTCTTATACTTAGGATTTCCTGACCATACAAGCCCGACTTTTAATTTTGAACCATCGATTTTAAATTTTTTATGCCATTTCTGAAAAATCAAAGGATCAACAAAAAGATAAGGGATTTCTGACGGAATTGTTTTTAGAGTTGTGCGGAAGATAAAAGGCAGACTCATCAGTGGGCAATGCACATCAAATTCAGGTAAGTGCTCACCTCTTAAAATAATTTGCTGAATACCTTTAATATTTTTGAAAATGGATTTTAATTCCTTCTGACATTCGAGGATTATTTTTGCAGCCTTTTGTGCAACAAATTTTATATAGCGAACAAACTGAATAGCATCACCTAATCCCTGTTCAGTATAAATAAGTACCGTCTTTTGAGACACATCTGAACCGTCCCACAATGGTTTCAGGATTTTTCTTTGCTCAAATTCTTTAATCTTCAATCTCCATTCATACTCTCTCCAACCATTTTCGTAATCTCCAGACAATAACAAAGAGTTCGATAAATTCCAGTGAGTTTCTGGATCATCAGGCTTTAGCTTTAAAACTTTCTTATATACTGAGATAGCCTCTTGAATACTTTGCTTTTCATGGAGAATGATGCCACAATTTACAAGAGCATCTGTAAAGTTTGGATCACGCCTTAAAACCTCTTGATAATTGGAAAATGCCTCATCAAGTAAGCCCTTTTCATAATATGCATTTCCAAGATTAAAATATGCGTTAACTATCTCAGGATTGAGCTCAAGAGCTTTTTTATAATTTAGTATTGACTCATCTATCTTCTGCTGTAATTGAAGAACCGTCCCTAAATTAAAATATGCCATAGCAAAATGTTGATCTAACTGGATAGCTTTCTGATAGTAAATTATTGACTCATCATAATTTTTCTTTTCCTGTAAAACGATACCGAGATTGT
Above is a genomic segment from Nitrospirota bacterium containing:
- a CDS encoding tetratricopeptide repeat protein — protein: MNIENKIQLAKKYYESNQLQKAIETCKDNLEILLLLGEIAYRKEDYQSAEEILRQTISYNPDSAELYNNLGLILDRRGKFEEAIQSFKKAIEIDPEIADVHYNLGNVFKVKGELDDAITQYQIAIQQKPDLVDAYNNLGIVLQEKKNYDESIIYYQKAIQLDQHFAMAYFNLGTVLQLQQKIDESILNYKKALELNPEIVNAYFNLGNAYYEKGLLDEAFSNYQEVLRRDPNFTDALVNCGIILHEKQSIQEAISVYKKVLKLKPDDPETHWNLSNSLLLSGDYENGWREYEWRLKIKEFEQRKILKPLWDGSDVSQKTVLIYTEQGLGDAIQFVRYIKFVAQKAAKIILECQKELKSIFKNIKGIQQIILRGEHLPEFDVHCPLMSLPFIFRTTLKTIPSEIPYLFVDPLIFQKWHKKFKIDGSKLKVGLVWSGNPKYKKHYCRSFPLITYAPLTALEDVTFYSLQKGEAGKEAKRPPLGLKLIDYTEEINDFSDTAAIIENLDLVISVDTAVAHLAGALGKPVWVLLPYVPDWRWMLDREDSPWYPTMRL